The Thalassotalea sp. LPB0316 nucleotide sequence GCCCTTTCAAGTCAATCACGATCTCATGCAAGCGTGCCAGGCTAAATTTGTTATGCATTGTCAGCCGGCGCATTTAGGTCATGAAATCACACAAGAATTATTCGATAGTGACTACTCACTTGCTCAGCAACAAGCTGAAAACAGAATGTGGGCACAAAATGCTGTATTAGTTAGCTTATTTGGCAACTAATACCGAAGTAACAGATTAAGTAAAGAATTTAGGTAAAAGAAAATGGCTTTAGCAAAAAATAAACAAGTAAAAAAAGTAGTTCTGGCATATTCAGGTGGTTTAGATACTTCGGCAATTATTCCGTGGTTAAAAGAGAATTACGATGGCTGTGAAGTCATCGCATTTTGCGCTGATGTTGGGCAAGGTGAAGAAGAGTTAGCCGGTATTGAAGCAAAAGCGATTGCTTCTGGCGCGAGTGAATGTCACGTAGTTGATTTAAAAGAAGCGTTCGTTAACGACTATATATATCCTATCGTTAAAACAGGTGCTGTTTACGAAGGCCAATATCTCCTTGGTACATCGATGGCGCGTCCTGTTATCGCTAAAGCTCACGTTGAAGTAGCGCGCAAAGTTGGCGCAGATGCCCTTTGTCACGGTTGTACTGGTAAAGGTAATGATCAGGTGCGCTTTGAGGCGTGCTTCGCCGCACTTGCACCTGAATTGACCGTAATCGCACCTTGGCGTGAGTGGGATATGGTATCACGTGAAGATTTACTCGATTATTTGGCTGAGCGCGATATTCCATGCTCTGCATCACTTACTAAAATTTATTCTCGCGATGCCAACGCGTGGCACATCTCTCATGAAGGTGGTGAATTAGAAGATCCTTGGTGCCAGCCGTCAAAAGAAGTTTGGACAATGACCGTAGATCCGCTTGATGCACCAAACACACCAGACTACGTCACCTTAAGTTTTGAGCAAGGTGTACTGACCCAAGTTGATGGCAAAGCACTATCGCCATTTCAGGCCTTGATGTACCTCAATGATAAAGCTGGCGCTCATGGTGTTGGCCGTATCGATATTGTTGAAAATCGCTTGGTTGGTATGAAATCAAGAGGCTGTTACGAAACGCCAGGTGGTACAGTGCTAATGGCTGCCTATAAAGGGTTAGAGAGCCTAATTTTAGATAAAGAATCGTTAAAGTTTAGAGAGTCTATTGGCCTGGAGTTTTCACATGTCATTTACGATGGTCGTTGGTTTACGCCACTAGCTAAGGCGCAATTAGCGGCAGCTCAATCACTCGCTGAAAATGTCACTGGTGATGTCGTTGTTCAATTATACAAGGGCCAAGCCACGGTTACTCAGCGTCAATCGCCAAACAGCCTATACTCTGAAGCGTTTGCCACCTTTGGTGAAGACGATGTTTACGATCAAAAACACGCCGAAGGTTTCATTCGTTTATATAGCTTATCAAGCCGAATTGCGGCATTGTCTAAGCAGGCGAAAGTGGAGAAATAGTTATGGCATTGTGGGGCGGTCGCTTTAAAGAGCAGGCAAGTGCGCAGTTTAAGAAGTTTAATGATTCATTGCCGGTTGATTATCGACTCGCGGTTCAAGACATTGTTGGCTCGATTGCGTGGGCTG carries:
- a CDS encoding argininosuccinate synthase, whose protein sequence is MALAKNKQVKKVVLAYSGGLDTSAIIPWLKENYDGCEVIAFCADVGQGEEELAGIEAKAIASGASECHVVDLKEAFVNDYIYPIVKTGAVYEGQYLLGTSMARPVIAKAHVEVARKVGADALCHGCTGKGNDQVRFEACFAALAPELTVIAPWREWDMVSREDLLDYLAERDIPCSASLTKIYSRDANAWHISHEGGELEDPWCQPSKEVWTMTVDPLDAPNTPDYVTLSFEQGVLTQVDGKALSPFQALMYLNDKAGAHGVGRIDIVENRLVGMKSRGCYETPGGTVLMAAYKGLESLILDKESLKFRESIGLEFSHVIYDGRWFTPLAKAQLAAAQSLAENVTGDVVVQLYKGQATVTQRQSPNSLYSEAFATFGEDDVYDQKHAEGFIRLYSLSSRIAALSKQAKVEK